One window of the Shewanella khirikhana genome contains the following:
- a CDS encoding ISAs1 family transposase, with protein MNLLEHLTVVEETRSEVNQRHDLVDVMFLVLSAIMSGAEGWQDIQTYGDHKLPWLRKFRPFEHGIPRRHTIARILRTVVAESLLEALLNWVNEQRASIGKPVIAFDGKVLRGSYRNDSKTALQLVTAYDTENGLVLSQKPTQTKNGEISVVRQMLDVLNLKGAVITLDALHCQRETLEKISEKKAHVVVQVKNNQPALWEAVQSQFQTVFDAKKEKVVTEIKQEAHGRKEERYVFQLKAKLPEKLAERWPTIRSIVAVERHRSQNGKTTTDTSYYVSSLSPRHKLLGHYIRQHWRIENSQHYVLDVVFKEDDSRIALEGAVENVALFRRFVMNMLRQCDCGAPSQRNKLKQAGWCDDYRERVFFG; from the coding sequence ATGAACTTGCTCGAACACCTGACCGTTGTAGAAGAAACCCGCTCTGAAGTTAATCAAAGGCATGACCTTGTGGATGTCATGTTCCTCGTACTAAGCGCCATCATGTCAGGTGCCGAGGGCTGGCAGGATATTCAAACTTACGGTGACCATAAACTGCCATGGCTGCGAAAATTTCGCCCGTTTGAGCATGGTATTCCCCGAAGACACACTATTGCGCGGATCCTTCGTACCGTGGTCGCGGAGTCATTGCTCGAAGCGCTGCTGAATTGGGTGAATGAACAGCGAGCCAGCATCGGTAAACCCGTAATAGCTTTTGACGGCAAGGTGCTCAGAGGCTCTTACCGCAATGACTCCAAAACGGCGTTGCAGTTGGTTACAGCCTACGACACCGAAAACGGATTGGTCCTTAGCCAAAAGCCAACCCAAACCAAGAACGGTGAAATCAGCGTGGTTCGGCAGATGCTTGATGTTCTTAACCTGAAAGGCGCGGTGATCACACTTGATGCCTTGCACTGCCAGCGCGAAACGCTGGAGAAAATCAGCGAAAAGAAGGCTCACGTTGTTGTTCAGGTCAAAAATAACCAGCCTGCTCTTTGGGAGGCTGTTCAGTCGCAGTTTCAGACTGTTTTCGATGCGAAGAAAGAGAAAGTTGTCACCGAAATCAAACAAGAAGCCCATGGCCGAAAAGAAGAGCGCTACGTTTTCCAACTGAAGGCAAAGCTGCCTGAAAAGCTTGCAGAAAGATGGCCAACAATCCGAAGCATCGTCGCTGTGGAACGACATCGCTCGCAGAATGGTAAGACAACGACAGATACCAGCTACTACGTGAGCTCGCTATCACCACGGCATAAATTGCTTGGTCATTACATCCGTCAGCACTGGCGGATTGAAAACAGTCAGCATTACGTGCTGGATGTAGTTTTCAAAGAAGACGACTCACGGATAGCACTTGAAGGGGCTGTCGAAAACGTAGCCCTGTTCCGCCGCTTCGTCATGAATATGCTACGGCAATGTGACTGTGGCGCCCCGAGCCAGAGAAACAAGCTAAAACAGGCTGGCTGGTGCGACGATTATCGGGAAAGAGTGTTCTTTGGTTAG